Proteins encoded together in one Marinobacter sp. Arc7-DN-1 window:
- a CDS encoding calcium/sodium antiporter, which produces MLMAVGAIIAGLILLVWSADKFVEGAAATAKHLGMPTLLIGMVIIGFGTSAPELAVSAMAAADGNPGLALGNGYGSNITNIALIVGLTAIIAPIAVHSQVIRKELPLLIVLTLIAGAQLLDGELSRLDGWVLLAVFAAVMGWSIYQGMKGKADPLAGETGAEIIAHPMPLKTAIIWLVIGLILLIVSSRLLVWGAVTIAQSLGVSDLVIGLTIVAIGTSLPELASALAAVKKNEHDLIIGNILGSGIFNTLAVVGLAAAIQPLSVDPEVLYRDWTLMLALTVGLFLMGFGLAGRHKQVSRVDGTILVLVYVAYTGYLLSTVVTAGAT; this is translated from the coding sequence ATGCTGATGGCAGTTGGCGCAATCATCGCCGGCCTGATTCTGCTGGTCTGGAGTGCTGACAAGTTCGTGGAGGGCGCTGCGGCGACCGCCAAGCACCTGGGTATGCCAACCCTGCTGATCGGCATGGTGATCATCGGTTTTGGAACTTCAGCCCCGGAACTGGCGGTTTCCGCCATGGCCGCCGCGGACGGCAATCCCGGTCTGGCCCTGGGGAATGGTTACGGCTCCAACATTACCAACATCGCCCTGATCGTCGGCCTGACGGCGATCATCGCACCGATTGCGGTGCACTCTCAGGTCATTCGCAAAGAGTTGCCCTTGCTGATCGTGCTGACGCTGATTGCCGGCGCCCAATTGCTCGACGGCGAACTGTCACGGCTGGACGGCTGGGTATTACTGGCGGTTTTTGCCGCGGTAATGGGCTGGTCCATCTATCAGGGCATGAAAGGCAAGGCCGACCCGCTGGCCGGAGAGACAGGTGCCGAAATCATCGCCCACCCCATGCCCCTGAAAACCGCCATCATCTGGCTGGTTATCGGCCTGATTCTGCTGATCGTCAGCTCCCGCCTGCTGGTGTGGGGCGCCGTCACCATTGCCCAGAGCCTGGGAGTCAGCGATCTGGTGATCGGTCTGACCATCGTTGCCATTGGCACATCCCTTCCGGAACTCGCCTCGGCCCTCGCTGCCGTAAAAAAGAACGAGCACGATCTGATCATTGGCAATATCCTGGGCTCGGGCATTTTCAACACCCTGGCCGTCGTGGGTCTGGCTGCCGCGATCCAGCCGCTGTCTGTTGATCCGGAAGTCCTGTACCGGGACTGGACATTAATGCTGGCGTTAACGGTGGGCCTGTTCCTGATGGGCTTTGGCCTGGCCGGCCGGCACAAACAGGTCAGCCGGGTTGACGGCACCATCCTGGTGCTGGTTTACGTGGCGTACACCGGCTACCTGCTCTCCACTGTGGTCACCGCCGGAGCCACCTGA
- a CDS encoding sulfite oxidase, with amino-acid sequence MKPETALQRGPNNPDPENPARRSLLVGSAGAMAAVSLLGFTPLARAEEPKSLPDYAAWKERNALIVHSANTMETRRGAIGNGVITPSDRLFIRNNLPAPPASVTEDPDIWEVRIEGVKNPRTLTVGDLKKMGVTTVASVLQCSGNGRAFFPHGASGTQWSVGAAGCIMWTGVPLKDVVEALGGPAEGARYITSTGGETLPDGLDPKTIIVERSVPTRAMQSALLAWEMNDKPLTHTHGGPLRMVVPGYYGVNNVKYVKNIAFTENQTDAKIQASGYRIRAVGVKGAPDQPSMWEMNVKSWVTAPLETARSGRNMIYGVAFGGTVALEKVDVSLDGGKTWKQARFLGPDLGPHAWRPFVMAAELPAGEHRIVSRATDTHGNSQPEGRIDNERGYGHNGWGDHGVTVTVS; translated from the coding sequence ATGAAACCCGAAACAGCCCTACAACGAGGCCCGAATAATCCGGACCCTGAGAACCCGGCCCGCCGAAGCCTTCTGGTCGGCAGTGCCGGCGCCATGGCCGCAGTGAGCCTGCTTGGCTTCACGCCGCTGGCCAGGGCCGAGGAGCCGAAATCGCTGCCCGATTACGCCGCATGGAAAGAACGCAACGCCCTGATTGTGCACAGCGCCAACACCATGGAAACCCGGCGGGGCGCTATCGGAAACGGCGTCATCACGCCCAGCGATCGCCTGTTCATTCGCAATAACCTGCCGGCCCCTCCGGCCTCGGTAACCGAAGATCCTGACATCTGGGAAGTTCGTATCGAAGGCGTCAAAAATCCTCGCACCCTGACGGTCGGGGATCTCAAGAAGATGGGCGTCACCACCGTTGCCTCTGTACTGCAATGCTCCGGTAACGGCCGGGCCTTCTTCCCGCACGGGGCCAGCGGCACCCAGTGGTCTGTTGGTGCCGCGGGCTGCATCATGTGGACCGGCGTACCCCTGAAAGATGTGGTGGAAGCGCTGGGCGGCCCGGCAGAGGGTGCCCGCTACATCACCAGCACCGGCGGTGAAACACTGCCTGATGGCCTTGATCCCAAGACGATTATCGTGGAGCGTTCAGTGCCCACCCGGGCAATGCAAAGTGCGTTGCTGGCCTGGGAGATGAACGACAAACCACTGACCCACACCCATGGCGGCCCGCTGCGCATGGTAGTGCCCGGCTACTACGGCGTGAACAACGTCAAGTATGTGAAAAACATTGCCTTTACCGAGAACCAGACCGACGCCAAGATCCAGGCCTCCGGCTACCGGATACGCGCCGTTGGTGTGAAAGGCGCACCGGACCAGCCGTCCATGTGGGAGATGAATGTCAAATCCTGGGTCACGGCGCCACTGGAAACTGCGCGGAGTGGCCGGAACATGATCTACGGCGTGGCCTTTGGCGGCACCGTAGCCCTGGAAAAAGTGGACGTGTCCCTGGATGGCGGCAAAACCTGGAAACAGGCCCGCTTCCTGGGCCCGGACCTGGGGCCCCATGCCTGGCGACCCTTTGTGATGGCTGCAGAGCTGCCTGCCGGCGAACATCGTATTGTCAGTCGGGCAACAGATACTCATGGCAACAGTCAACCGGAGGGCCGGATCGATAACGAACGTGGCTACGGCCACAATGGCTGGGGCGACCACGGAGTCACGGTCACCGTCAGTTAA
- a CDS encoding c-type cytochrome → MRKTAVLAVLLAAPLTGLSPLAQAGDIEKGKQVFTQEAQPSCTVCHTLADAGSAGAIGPNLDELKPSREQVINAVTGGVGIMPAFSEFLSSEQIRAVAHYVARATGGDK, encoded by the coding sequence ATGAGAAAGACTGCAGTACTTGCAGTACTGTTGGCGGCCCCCCTGACCGGACTCTCGCCTCTGGCGCAGGCCGGTGATATCGAGAAGGGAAAACAGGTTTTCACCCAGGAGGCGCAGCCATCCTGCACTGTGTGTCACACCCTTGCAGACGCAGGCTCTGCTGGCGCTATCGGCCCGAATCTGGACGAACTGAAGCCGTCCAGAGAACAGGTTATCAACGCTGTCACCGGTGGCGTTGGCATCATGCCGGCGTTCAGTGAATTCCTGTCCTCGGAACAAATCAGGGCCGTGGCGCATTACGTCGCCAGGGCCACAGGTGGGGATAAGTAA
- the msrB gene encoding peptide-methionine (R)-S-oxide reductase MsrB produces MGVSAAGYDLTPLTKAQVEEKAADLSADEKRVLLDHGTEHPFCGTLLDNKKAGVYHCRLCDLPLFSSSSKFDSGTGWPSFFQPLDSDHIRYIEDTSLGMSRTEIRCPRCDSHLGHVFPDGPPPTGQRYCLNSVAMVFRENG; encoded by the coding sequence ATGGGAGTTTCCGCTGCAGGTTATGACCTGACACCACTGACCAAGGCACAGGTTGAGGAGAAAGCCGCAGACCTGTCGGCTGATGAAAAACGTGTGCTGCTGGACCACGGTACCGAGCACCCGTTCTGCGGCACATTGCTGGACAACAAAAAAGCCGGCGTCTACCACTGTCGGCTCTGTGACCTGCCACTGTTCAGTTCCAGCTCCAAGTTTGATTCAGGGACCGGCTGGCCGAGTTTCTTTCAGCCCCTTGATTCAGACCATATCCGCTATATCGAAGACACCAGCCTGGGCATGAGCCGTACCGAAATCCGGTGTCCACGGTGCGATAGTCATCTGGGGCACGTCTTTCCGGACGGTCCGCCACCGACCGGGCAGCGCTACTGCCTGAACTCGGTCGCGATGGTGTTCAGGGAAAACGGATAA
- the msrA gene encoding peptide-methionine (S)-S-oxide reductase MsrA has product MTTSCSITGLSVPRSRFPDPGQDLPAAGGEQRVVLAGGCFWCVEAVFLAIDGVTRVQSGYAGGHSSSANYEAVCTGTTGHAEVVDVHYDPAKVGFGELLKVFFSVAHDPTQLNRQGNDRGSQYRSAIFYQTPEQRRVAEAYIHQLNQAGVYPDPIVTTLEPLEAFYPAEECHQNFAARNPHQPYIMAVAAPKMEKLVDSYGDRLKPEYTGNGTDSMA; this is encoded by the coding sequence ATGACGACATCGTGCAGTATTACAGGTCTGAGCGTACCCCGAAGCCGTTTTCCGGATCCCGGGCAGGATCTGCCAGCAGCCGGGGGTGAGCAGCGAGTCGTTCTGGCTGGCGGTTGTTTCTGGTGCGTCGAGGCGGTGTTCCTGGCCATTGATGGCGTAACCCGCGTGCAGTCCGGTTATGCCGGTGGGCATTCCAGCTCAGCCAATTACGAGGCAGTGTGCACCGGTACCACCGGGCACGCCGAGGTGGTGGATGTTCACTATGATCCGGCAAAGGTCGGTTTTGGCGAGCTGCTCAAAGTGTTTTTCTCCGTGGCTCATGACCCTACCCAGCTCAACCGTCAGGGCAATGACCGTGGCAGCCAGTACCGTTCTGCCATTTTCTACCAAACACCGGAGCAGAGACGGGTAGCAGAGGCCTATATCCACCAGCTCAATCAGGCCGGCGTCTATCCGGATCCGATTGTGACCACGCTGGAACCGCTGGAAGCGTTTTACCCGGCGGAGGAGTGCCACCAGAACTTTGCCGCCCGGAACCCGCACCAGCCCTACATTATGGCCGTCGCCGCGCCGAAAATGGAAAAACTGGTGGACAGTTATGGTGACCGCCTGAAACCTGAGTACACGGGCAACGGCACAGACAGCATGGCCTGA
- a CDS encoding metallophosphoesterase, with translation MTARARTPENQDELLEYRLSLRLGPVHARQRLGIEREAEAKVFGQDHSSFHLENWATAPGFIRTCLIMVGMWGRGQNNSRRLNTVHNRFHLPNLPAAFEGYRILHLTDLHVDMDEANLQAVLREIEPLDYDLCVLTGDYRKLTCGPIEDALDGMSRLRDGIRGKAYAVLGNHDSVRMVPALEDMGYQLLMNEMAPLGRKGQTLYLAGVDDAHFFKVHNLHRAGDNIPAGGTSILLSHTPEIWREAAHAGYDVFLCGHTHGGQICLPGGIPVTLDSNCPRSLGRGYWRMNGMQGYTSPGSGTSVVNARLNCPPEVTIHTLTRGPD, from the coding sequence ATGACGGCAAGGGCCCGCACACCGGAAAACCAGGACGAACTCCTGGAATACCGCCTGAGCCTGAGACTTGGCCCCGTTCATGCCCGCCAGAGACTCGGCATTGAACGGGAAGCCGAAGCGAAGGTTTTCGGGCAGGATCACAGCTCCTTCCATCTGGAAAACTGGGCCACGGCTCCCGGTTTTATCCGTACCTGCCTGATAATGGTGGGGATGTGGGGTCGTGGCCAGAACAACAGCCGGCGCCTGAACACGGTGCACAATCGATTCCACCTGCCAAACCTGCCAGCCGCCTTTGAAGGTTACCGCATTCTGCACCTGACGGATCTGCATGTGGACATGGACGAGGCCAACCTGCAGGCAGTTCTGCGCGAGATCGAGCCCCTGGACTACGATCTGTGTGTACTGACCGGTGACTACCGCAAGCTCACGTGCGGGCCCATCGAAGATGCCCTCGACGGCATGTCCCGACTGCGTGATGGCATCCGGGGCAAAGCCTACGCCGTGCTCGGCAACCACGACAGTGTCCGCATGGTGCCGGCACTGGAAGACATGGGCTACCAGCTATTAATGAACGAAATGGCCCCCCTTGGACGTAAGGGCCAGACCCTGTACCTGGCGGGCGTGGACGATGCCCACTTCTTCAAGGTGCACAACCTGCATCGGGCCGGCGACAACATCCCGGCCGGGGGAACCAGCATTCTGCTCAGTCACACCCCGGAGATATGGCGCGAAGCCGCCCACGCCGGTTATGACGTATTTCTGTGCGGCCACACCCACGGCGGCCAGATCTGCCTGCCCGGTGGCATTCCCGTCACCCTGGATTCTAATTGCCCGCGCAGCCTTGGGCGCGGTTACTGGCGGATGAATGGCATGCAGGGTTACACCTCACCCGGCTCCGGCACTTCGGTGGTGAACGCCCGGTTGAACTGCCCTCCGGAGGTCACCATCCATACCCTGACGCGAGGGCCGGATTAA
- a CDS encoding CDP-archaeol synthase gives MLISLELFVMLVLANGAPVVAAGLLKGIWSAPVDGGRLWKDGRPILGKSKTWRGVVSGALACGLFSLITGLGFIFGFMFGVFGLIGDMLSSFVKRRWGLASSARALGLDQIPESLLPMLLAMWWLPVSGWVVIGVVVLFTLSNIFASPLLYRIGIRRQPH, from the coding sequence TTGCTGATATCCCTGGAGCTGTTTGTCATGCTGGTGCTTGCCAATGGGGCACCGGTAGTTGCTGCCGGCCTGCTCAAGGGCATTTGGTCGGCGCCGGTTGATGGTGGCCGCCTGTGGAAAGACGGCCGCCCCATCCTGGGTAAAAGCAAGACCTGGCGGGGTGTAGTGTCTGGGGCCCTCGCCTGCGGGCTGTTTTCACTGATCACCGGGTTGGGATTCATTTTCGGGTTTATGTTCGGCGTTTTCGGGCTCATTGGTGACATGCTGAGCAGCTTCGTCAAGCGGCGGTGGGGCCTGGCTTCCAGCGCCAGGGCCCTGGGTCTGGATCAGATCCCCGAATCGCTACTGCCCATGTTGCTGGCAATGTGGTGGTTGCCTGTCAGTGGCTGGGTGGTCATTGGTGTGGTGGTGCTCTTTACCCTGTCGAACATCTTCGCTTCACCGTTGCTCTATCGCATCGGCATCCGCCGGCAGCCCCATTAA
- a CDS encoding class II fumarate hydratase, translating to MSEYRTETDSLGDIQVPTDALWGAQTQRAVENFQVSGQPMPQAFIAAVAQIKRAAAEANTSLGLLDNDLRDAIAEACQNLVDGAYADQFPVDRYQTGSGTSTNMNVNEVIASIARNAGYEVHPNDHVNMSQSSNDVIPTAIHVSTVAAVKEKLLPALSHLRGVIYEQEAAFSSQVKTGRTHLMDAMPVTLGQELRTWREQLLAAEKRVEAAADELLAVPQGGTAVGTGINALPEFSGQFIKFLRANTGYSFTSLEHKFTGQSAVDGPVALSAQLRGVAIVLTKIANDLRWMNSGPIHGLAEISLPALQPGSSIMPGKVNPVIPESVAMVAAQVTGLDSAVAMAGQSGNFQLNVMLPLVAGNLLDMTDLLTNASIMLANKAIRDFTVNADNLNAGVGRNPVLVTALNPEIGYSLAADIAKEAYRTGRPVIDVAEERSGLSRDRLEELMDPLKLTRGGIA from the coding sequence ATGAGCGAATACAGAACGGAAACCGACAGTCTCGGAGACATCCAGGTTCCCACGGACGCGCTCTGGGGCGCGCAGACCCAGCGTGCGGTCGAGAATTTCCAGGTCAGTGGCCAGCCGATGCCCCAGGCGTTCATTGCCGCAGTGGCGCAGATCAAGCGTGCGGCAGCGGAGGCGAATACCAGTCTCGGACTTCTGGACAACGATCTTCGGGACGCGATTGCAGAGGCTTGCCAGAATCTGGTGGACGGCGCGTACGCGGACCAGTTTCCGGTCGACCGGTATCAGACCGGTTCGGGGACCAGCACCAACATGAATGTGAATGAGGTGATTGCCAGCATCGCCCGCAACGCCGGTTACGAGGTGCATCCGAATGATCATGTCAACATGAGCCAGAGCTCCAATGATGTGATCCCAACGGCCATTCACGTCAGCACAGTCGCCGCCGTGAAGGAAAAACTTCTGCCGGCACTCTCGCACCTGCGCGGCGTGATCTATGAGCAGGAGGCGGCTTTCTCAAGCCAGGTAAAAACCGGACGAACCCACCTGATGGACGCCATGCCGGTTACCCTGGGTCAGGAACTGAGAACCTGGCGGGAGCAGCTTCTGGCCGCGGAGAAACGGGTGGAAGCGGCAGCGGACGAACTGTTGGCCGTGCCCCAGGGTGGTACCGCGGTAGGCACCGGTATCAACGCATTACCGGAATTTTCCGGCCAGTTCATCAAGTTCCTGCGTGCCAATACCGGCTACTCTTTTACCTCACTGGAACACAAGTTTACCGGCCAGAGTGCGGTGGATGGTCCGGTGGCGCTTTCTGCCCAGCTGCGCGGTGTGGCGATTGTGCTCACCAAGATCGCCAACGACCTGCGCTGGATGAACAGCGGGCCGATTCATGGCCTGGCCGAAATCAGCCTGCCGGCGCTGCAACCGGGCAGCAGCATTATGCCAGGTAAGGTGAACCCGGTGATTCCGGAATCGGTGGCCATGGTCGCAGCCCAGGTCACGGGCCTGGACAGCGCGGTGGCCATGGCCGGACAGTCCGGAAACTTCCAGCTCAATGTGATGCTGCCCCTGGTGGCCGGTAACCTGCTGGACATGACGGACCTGCTTACCAATGCGTCGATTATGCTGGCGAACAAGGCGATCCGGGATTTCACAGTCAACGCTGACAACCTGAATGCCGGAGTGGGACGGAACCCGGTGCTGGTAACCGCGCTGAATCCCGAAATCGGTTACAGCCTGGCGGCGGATATTGCGAAGGAGGCCTACCGCACCGGGCGACCGGTGATCGATGTTGCCGAGGAGCGCAGCGGTCTGAGCCGCGACAGGCTTGAAGAACTCATGGATCCGCTGAAGCTGACCCGGGGCGGCATCGCCTGA
- a CDS encoding NahK/ErcS family hybrid sensor histidine kinase/response regulator, with amino-acid sequence MKKRSDVQDDEHDSGYEVGDLLGLGSQSVRKNYYPALQERIEELEQERNRYKWLFENALHGIFQANLRGGFLACNPAMARICGYESAEALTQRVIRLREQLFCSASEFDAIRQELLNEGRLSARETRFQRADRKPVHVAVTLLRRPDLGPEVVEAFVADITERVLARQKLEQLNATLERRVEERTEALQNANVGLRYQIEEREKVERELVVAMEAAREANLGKDKYLAAASHDLLQPLNAARLMVSALQESSLPEQETRMVHQVHRALEGAEDLLADLLDISKLDQQAMKPDLVYTDVAALARSLAEEFEAVAANKGLAFRVRTIPVVVKTDQRMLTRILRNLLSNALRYTRKGGVVLALRARGDQLRIEVWDTGVGIAEDKLRDIFTEFHQLLPHDTGGRQGVGLGLAIVERMVRILGYDIDVSSRPGRGSRFVLTLPLEPARALPEMPRAGALQGFSDGFGGLSILVIDNEPAVLESMQVLLERWGCEVLTAGSKVQALEVLEHADRIPAIILADYHLDNELTGYDAVHGVRRYLGRDIPAAIITADRSDDTRKLLRAQYLPILNKPVKPNRLRALMTSLLASA; translated from the coding sequence ATGAAGAAGCGCTCTGACGTTCAGGACGACGAACACGACAGTGGCTACGAAGTTGGCGATCTTCTTGGCCTCGGCAGCCAGTCGGTCCGCAAGAACTATTACCCGGCATTGCAGGAGCGGATTGAGGAGCTGGAGCAGGAGCGCAACCGCTACAAGTGGCTGTTCGAGAACGCCCTGCATGGCATCTTCCAGGCCAACCTGCGGGGTGGCTTCCTGGCCTGCAACCCCGCCATGGCGCGAATTTGCGGTTATGAAAGTGCCGAGGCCCTGACGCAGCGGGTTATCCGGCTGCGGGAACAGCTGTTCTGCAGTGCCAGTGAGTTCGATGCCATTCGCCAGGAACTTCTGAATGAAGGCCGTTTGAGCGCCCGGGAGACACGCTTCCAACGGGCGGACCGCAAGCCGGTCCATGTGGCCGTCACCCTGTTGCGGCGGCCGGATCTCGGGCCAGAAGTGGTGGAAGCCTTTGTGGCCGACATCACCGAGCGGGTGCTGGCCCGGCAAAAACTGGAACAGCTGAATGCGACTCTTGAGCGTCGGGTGGAAGAACGCACCGAGGCGCTTCAGAACGCCAACGTCGGCCTGCGCTACCAGATTGAGGAGCGGGAGAAGGTCGAGCGGGAACTGGTGGTGGCCATGGAGGCAGCCAGGGAAGCCAACCTTGGCAAGGATAAATACCTGGCAGCGGCCAGCCATGACCTGCTGCAACCACTGAACGCCGCCCGGTTGATGGTTTCCGCGCTTCAGGAGAGCAGCTTGCCGGAGCAGGAAACCCGGATGGTGCATCAGGTACACCGGGCGCTCGAGGGCGCTGAAGACCTGCTGGCGGATTTGCTGGACATCTCGAAACTCGACCAGCAGGCCATGAAACCGGATCTGGTGTATACCGATGTGGCCGCCCTCGCCAGGTCGCTGGCTGAGGAGTTTGAGGCGGTCGCCGCCAATAAAGGACTGGCCTTCCGGGTTCGGACCATCCCGGTCGTGGTCAAAACCGACCAGCGCATGCTGACGCGCATTCTCCGCAACCTGCTCAGCAATGCCTTGCGTTACACCCGAAAGGGGGGCGTTGTATTGGCCCTGAGAGCACGGGGTGACCAGTTGCGGATCGAGGTCTGGGATACTGGGGTGGGCATAGCGGAAGACAAACTCCGGGATATCTTCACGGAATTTCACCAGTTACTGCCCCATGACACCGGTGGCCGCCAGGGCGTGGGCCTGGGGCTTGCCATTGTTGAGCGTATGGTCCGGATTCTGGGTTATGACATTGACGTGTCTTCCAGGCCCGGGCGCGGCTCCCGGTTTGTGCTGACTCTGCCGCTGGAGCCGGCGCGAGCCCTGCCGGAAATGCCCCGTGCGGGTGCGCTTCAGGGTTTTTCCGATGGCTTCGGCGGACTCTCCATTCTGGTCATCGACAATGAGCCGGCGGTCCTTGAGAGCATGCAGGTACTGCTGGAACGCTGGGGCTGTGAGGTGCTCACCGCCGGCAGCAAGGTTCAGGCACTGGAAGTGCTGGAGCACGCCGACCGGATTCCGGCCATCATCCTCGCCGATTACCATCTGGACAACGAGCTGACCGGCTACGACGCCGTTCACGGGGTTCGTCGTTACCTTGGCCGGGACATCCCAGCCGCCATCATCACCGCAGACCGCAGTGACGATACCCGTAAACTTTTGCGGGCCCAGTACCTGCCGATCCTGAACAAACCGGTCAAGCCCAACCGGCTCAGGGCCCTGATGACCAGCCTTCTTGCCTCTGCCTGA
- the ercA gene encoding alcohol dehydrogenase-like regulatory protein ErcA — MSHDISALRKFVSPEIVFGAGSRKSVANFASNFGARHVFLVSDPGVAAAGWVNEIVTLLTDAGIRSTVFTGVSPNPRVDEVMTGAELYKSSECDVIVAIGGGSPMDCAKGIGIVATHGRNILEFEGVDTITNPSPPLILIPTTAGTSADVSQFAIISDPNRRFKFSIISKAVVPDVSLIDPEVTETMDAYLTACTGVDALVHAIEAFVSTGSGPLTDTHALEAIRLINRNLEPLVENIANPYLREQIMLASMQAGLAFSNAILGAVHAMSHSLGGFLDLPHGLCNALLLEHVVAYNFQSAEDRFRRVAEAMNIDTRGMSKPEIKKRLMQRIVELKRKVGLEARLAQLGVSVSDIPHLSGFALQDPCILTNPRKSSLRDVQVVYEEAL, encoded by the coding sequence ATGAGCCACGACATCTCCGCCCTGCGAAAGTTCGTATCACCGGAAATTGTCTTCGGCGCCGGCTCCCGGAAGTCGGTGGCCAACTTCGCCAGTAACTTCGGTGCCCGGCATGTGTTTCTGGTGTCTGATCCGGGCGTGGCCGCGGCAGGCTGGGTCAACGAGATCGTAACCCTGCTGACCGACGCGGGAATTCGCTCTACCGTATTTACCGGCGTATCACCCAATCCCAGGGTCGACGAGGTGATGACCGGAGCCGAGCTGTACAAATCCAGTGAATGTGATGTCATCGTTGCCATCGGTGGCGGCAGCCCGATGGATTGCGCCAAGGGCATCGGTATTGTTGCCACCCACGGCCGCAATATTCTGGAATTCGAGGGCGTGGACACCATCACCAACCCCTCACCGCCCCTGATCCTGATCCCGACCACCGCGGGCACATCGGCGGATGTTTCCCAGTTTGCGATCATTTCCGACCCGAACCGCCGGTTCAAGTTTTCCATCATCAGCAAAGCCGTGGTGCCAGATGTGTCCCTGATTGATCCCGAAGTCACGGAAACCATGGACGCCTACCTGACCGCCTGTACCGGCGTGGATGCCCTGGTTCACGCCATTGAGGCGTTCGTGTCTACCGGCAGCGGGCCATTGACCGACACCCATGCCCTGGAAGCCATCAGGCTGATCAACCGGAATCTGGAACCCCTGGTGGAAAATATCGCCAATCCTTACCTCAGGGAACAGATCATGCTGGCCTCCATGCAAGCCGGGCTGGCGTTTTCCAACGCAATTCTGGGGGCGGTGCATGCCATGTCCCACAGCCTCGGCGGGTTTCTGGATTTGCCCCACGGGCTGTGCAACGCGCTGTTGCTGGAGCACGTGGTGGCCTACAACTTCCAGTCTGCGGAGGACCGTTTCCGCCGGGTGGCCGAGGCCATGAATATCGATACCCGGGGTATGAGCAAGCCGGAGATCAAGAAACGGCTGATGCAGCGAATCGTTGAGCTGAAACGCAAAGTGGGACTGGAAGCACGCCTGGCCCAGTTGGGAGTCAGCGTTTCGGATATTCCCCACCTGTCCGGCTTTGCCCTTCAGGACCCCTGCATTCTCACCAATCCCCGCAAGTCGTCGCTCAGGGACGTTCAGGTTGTCTATGAAGAAGCGCTCTGA